The following are from one region of the Girardinichthys multiradiatus isolate DD_20200921_A chromosome 9, DD_fGirMul_XY1, whole genome shotgun sequence genome:
- the LOC124874014 gene encoding torsin-1A-interacting protein 1-like isoform X1 encodes MDPKTATNTASGPLRRSTRQGKVLSVEPTPRGPLKRTRKTSEHQSSSAVKGAKSVENGLDDEESPTKKHRLDTGEGDGDNLNDDNMEVQESDKEDENDKDVEMEAADNPLKETSRPNIYKDNFEDVNFSPRVVLHKPSQIRDPPQEESQGMRSRKAESKAPPSHTKAHSHIRPPEKRPDVPITSMDEYNRKPEVKARSAASLSLNVPRANQIPQRAYPTSEEMYPARPFVNNIPANYLKKQAAATKTAGNKISSENSCRGFVWYLWRLVFLVLLSSATLLAYRILPVLQSKAGGGGGQQPREGMSGKFSNGLSLLQSQFPSQRAVLWERTKVHLEKHLKTADPTEPASLILVAGHKAERTLQCLAQDMASIYSSARNGSVLHLDGASKAGQDSDTVKLDIDNQLQAAFEGDKPVAVIHRVEELPPGSTLIFYRYCDHETAAYKQVFLLFTVLLPQDEISSEMSLIEVEEMVLNYIKEKLVNSESEADFNEMDVDKFSGLWSRISHVVLPVVLEEEVEQEGCP; translated from the exons ATGGATCCCAAGACTGCTACAAATACAGCCTCGGGCCCCCTGAGACGGTCGACAAGACAGGGGAAAG TACTAAGCGTTGAGCCGACCCCCAGGGGTCCTCTAAAACGGACCAGAAAGACATCAGAACATCAATCATCCTCTGCAGTTAAAGGTGCAAAAAGTGTGGAGAATGGTTTGGATGATGAAG AGTCTCCAACCAAGAAGCACCGGTTGGACACTGGGGAAGGAGATGGTGACAACCTTAATGACGATAACATGGAGGTCCAGGAATCGGACAAAGAAGATGAGAACGACAAGGACGTGGAAATGGAGGCAGCTGACAATCCATTGAAAGAAACCAGTCGCCCGAATATATACAAAG acAACTTCGAAGATGTCAATTTTTCCCCTCGTGTCGTCCTCCATAAACCCTCCCAGATAAGGGACCCTCCACAAGAGGAATCGCAGGGAATGAGATCTAGAAAAG caGAAAGTAAAGCACCTCCATCGCACACCAAGGCTCATTCACATATCAGACCACCAGAGAAAAGACCTGACGTTCCGATCACCAGCATGGATGAGTATAACAGAAAACCAGAGGTAAAAGCCAGGAGTGCAG CCTCATTGTCACTGAATGTACCCAGAGCTAACCAAATTCCCCAGAGAGCATATCCAACGTCAGAGGAAATGTACCCAGCGAGACCATTTGTAAACAACATTCCAGCAAATTATCTGAAAAAACAAG CTGCAGCAACAAAAACTGCTGGGAACAAGATAAGTTCTGAAAATTCCTGTAGAG GTTTTGTTTGGTATTTATGGCGCTTGGTTTTCTTGGTGCTGCTCAGTTCTGCCACCCTGCTAGCTTACAGGATCCTCCCTGTGCTCCAAAGtaaagcaggaggaggaggagggcaacaaccccgAGAAGGGATGTCAGGAAAGTTTTCCAACGGCTTGTCACTTCTCCAGTCTCAGTTCCCGAGTCAGAGAGCTGTGCTGTGGGAGAGAACCAAGGTCCACTTGGAGAAGCACCTTAAAACCGCTGACCCAACAGAGCCAGCGAGTCTGATCCTTGTAGCAGGCCACAAAGCAGAGAGGACTCTGCAGTGCTTGGCTCAGGACATGGCCTCCATCTACTCGTCTGCCCGCAACGGCTCGGTTCTCCACCTTGACGGGGCGAGTAAAGCCGGTCAGGACAGCGATACAGTAAAGCTGGACATCGACAACCAGCTCCAGGCAGCTTTCGAAGGAGATAAACCAGTGGCGGTCATCCACCGCGTTGAGGAGCTGCCTCCAGGCTCCACCCTCATTTTTTATCGTTACTGTGACCACGAGACTGCCGCTTACAAGCAGGTGTTCCTGTTGTTCACAGTTTTGCTTCCTCAAGATGAGATCAGCAGTGAGATGAGCCTGATTGAGGTGGAGGAGATGGTCCTTAACTATATTAAGGAAAAGCTGGTGAACTCCGAGAGTGAAGCCGACTTCAATGAAATGGATGTTGACAAGTTTAGTGGACTGTGGAGCCGCATCTCCCATGTGGTTCTTCCTGTGGtgttggaggaggaggtggagcagGAGGGATGCCCATGA
- the LOC124874014 gene encoding torsin-1A-interacting protein 1-like isoform X2, with product MDPKTATNTASGPLRRSTRQGKVLSVEPTPRGPLKRTRKTSEHQSSSAVKGAKSVENGLDDEESPTKKHRLDTGEGDGDNLNDDNMEVQESDKEDENDKDVEMEAADNPLKETSRPNIYKDNFEDVNFSPRVVLHKPSQIRDPPQEESQGMRSRKESKAPPSHTKAHSHIRPPEKRPDVPITSMDEYNRKPEVKARSAASLSLNVPRANQIPQRAYPTSEEMYPARPFVNNIPANYLKKQAAATKTAGNKISSENSCRGFVWYLWRLVFLVLLSSATLLAYRILPVLQSKAGGGGGQQPREGMSGKFSNGLSLLQSQFPSQRAVLWERTKVHLEKHLKTADPTEPASLILVAGHKAERTLQCLAQDMASIYSSARNGSVLHLDGASKAGQDSDTVKLDIDNQLQAAFEGDKPVAVIHRVEELPPGSTLIFYRYCDHETAAYKQVFLLFTVLLPQDEISSEMSLIEVEEMVLNYIKEKLVNSESEADFNEMDVDKFSGLWSRISHVVLPVVLEEEVEQEGCP from the exons ATGGATCCCAAGACTGCTACAAATACAGCCTCGGGCCCCCTGAGACGGTCGACAAGACAGGGGAAAG TACTAAGCGTTGAGCCGACCCCCAGGGGTCCTCTAAAACGGACCAGAAAGACATCAGAACATCAATCATCCTCTGCAGTTAAAGGTGCAAAAAGTGTGGAGAATGGTTTGGATGATGAAG AGTCTCCAACCAAGAAGCACCGGTTGGACACTGGGGAAGGAGATGGTGACAACCTTAATGACGATAACATGGAGGTCCAGGAATCGGACAAAGAAGATGAGAACGACAAGGACGTGGAAATGGAGGCAGCTGACAATCCATTGAAAGAAACCAGTCGCCCGAATATATACAAAG acAACTTCGAAGATGTCAATTTTTCCCCTCGTGTCGTCCTCCATAAACCCTCCCAGATAAGGGACCCTCCACAAGAGGAATCGCAGGGAATGAGATCTAGAAAAG AAAGTAAAGCACCTCCATCGCACACCAAGGCTCATTCACATATCAGACCACCAGAGAAAAGACCTGACGTTCCGATCACCAGCATGGATGAGTATAACAGAAAACCAGAGGTAAAAGCCAGGAGTGCAG CCTCATTGTCACTGAATGTACCCAGAGCTAACCAAATTCCCCAGAGAGCATATCCAACGTCAGAGGAAATGTACCCAGCGAGACCATTTGTAAACAACATTCCAGCAAATTATCTGAAAAAACAAG CTGCAGCAACAAAAACTGCTGGGAACAAGATAAGTTCTGAAAATTCCTGTAGAG GTTTTGTTTGGTATTTATGGCGCTTGGTTTTCTTGGTGCTGCTCAGTTCTGCCACCCTGCTAGCTTACAGGATCCTCCCTGTGCTCCAAAGtaaagcaggaggaggaggagggcaacaaccccgAGAAGGGATGTCAGGAAAGTTTTCCAACGGCTTGTCACTTCTCCAGTCTCAGTTCCCGAGTCAGAGAGCTGTGCTGTGGGAGAGAACCAAGGTCCACTTGGAGAAGCACCTTAAAACCGCTGACCCAACAGAGCCAGCGAGTCTGATCCTTGTAGCAGGCCACAAAGCAGAGAGGACTCTGCAGTGCTTGGCTCAGGACATGGCCTCCATCTACTCGTCTGCCCGCAACGGCTCGGTTCTCCACCTTGACGGGGCGAGTAAAGCCGGTCAGGACAGCGATACAGTAAAGCTGGACATCGACAACCAGCTCCAGGCAGCTTTCGAAGGAGATAAACCAGTGGCGGTCATCCACCGCGTTGAGGAGCTGCCTCCAGGCTCCACCCTCATTTTTTATCGTTACTGTGACCACGAGACTGCCGCTTACAAGCAGGTGTTCCTGTTGTTCACAGTTTTGCTTCCTCAAGATGAGATCAGCAGTGAGATGAGCCTGATTGAGGTGGAGGAGATGGTCCTTAACTATATTAAGGAAAAGCTGGTGAACTCCGAGAGTGAAGCCGACTTCAATGAAATGGATGTTGACAAGTTTAGTGGACTGTGGAGCCGCATCTCCCATGTGGTTCTTCCTGTGGtgttggaggaggaggtggagcagGAGGGATGCCCATGA